From the genome of Candidatus Deferrimicrobium borealis:
GAGCTCGATCGCCTGGGGCTCCACGGGAGTGTTCTTCAGGTCGATCGTTGGGATGCCCAGCTGCAGGGAGAGGACCTGGGCGATCTCCATTTCCGTGGCCATCCCGAGGGAGACGATCACCTCTCCGAGCTTCCCCCGCTTCGACCGCTGCTCCGCGAGGGACCGCGCCAGCTCCCCCTCGTCAAGGAGTCCGGACTCGAGAAGAAAATCCCCCAGCCGTTTCTTCGACATTTTCTCGAGGTTCTCCTAATCCGAAGGAGGTTTCCCCTCGGCACGCACCAACCTAATGATATGGCAAGGGTGAATCGATCCGCAACCCGGAATTGAAACCGGCCCGTTCCCCCGGCATCGTAAAAACAGGAAGGGAGGGTACGGGAAATGGTGACCAACGACAAGAAGGTCCGATGTCCCCGCTGCGACGGCGCGATGGTATTCGAGCGCTTCCAGGACATGCTGACCCTGTTCTACTCGTGGAGGTGCGTGAACTGCGGCGAGATCGTGGATCCCGTCGTTTCCAAGAACCGGGAGCCTGCGCGCGGGCCCAAGAAGAAGGCGGTGGGCGAATGATAGTGCATCTCGACGATTTTCTTTCGGTTTCCATTCCATTGACAGCGGCGGTCCTCGTGTGCTACCCTGCCATCTCTTTTCCTTTCCGATATGGGGGTGGGTCGGGTTGTCAGGGGATCCTCTGTTCACATTCCGCGTCGGGTATGCCGGTCGATCCCGGGAGGTCCGGGTCGGCCGCACCGCCGCGATGGTCGCCGCCTCCGTTCTCGGGGTCCTGTTCGTCCTTCTGACCCAGGGGATCTACGATATCCGTGACAACATATCGAAATTGCACGAGTTGCGGACCTTGCGCGAGCGGGTGTCCGAACAGAACCTGGCGCTTTACCATCTGGACGCCAAGTTCGAGGGGCTATCCGCCGAGGTCGAGCGCCTCCGGGCGATGGACAACCGGATCCGGTCGCTGGTGAAGGCGAACGACTCCCTCCAGAGGAAATCGACCCCCGGGGTCGGAGGGGCGGAGACTCCCGAGACGTCGGTCGCCAACCGCCTCGACAAGCTCCTCGACCTGAAGTTCGACCGGATGAAGAAAGACCTCCTGGTCGACGTGAACGACCTCGACATTCTCGGTGAAACCCTCGACGGCCGCAGGCTGCTCCTCGAAAGCGTTCCGCGCGGCTGGCCCGTGCGCGGGACCCTCTCCTCCGTGTTCGGGGTGCGCAACTCCCCGTTCACCGAAACTCCCGTCTTCCACCACGGCCTGGACATCGTCGCCCGGGCGGGGGTTCCGGTCGTGGCGTCGGGCTCGGGGGTCGTGGTGAGGAGCGGCTACGAGGCGCAGTACGGGAACATCGTCGTGGTCGACCACGGCGCGGGATACCGTTCCCTCTATGCCCACCTGTCGTCGTCCAGCGTCGAAGAGGGCGCCTTCGTCAACAGGGGAGAGGAATTGGGGAAAGTCGGCTCCACGGGGCGTTCCACAGGGCCCCACCTGCACTACGAGGTCCGCGTGAACGGCCTTCCGGTGAACCCCGCGCGCTTCCTGAACTGACCGGTCGTCCGCGGGGCCCCATCATGCTCGGAAACTTCCTGAAAAAGATGTTCGGTACGCAGAACGAGCGGATCCTCGACCGGATTCGCCCGACCGTGGACCGGATCAACGCGTTCGAGCCCGAGCTCGGCCCTCTCTCCGACGACCGGCTTGCCGCGAAGATCGCCGGATTCCGCCAGCGGGTCGAGAACGGCGAACCGCTCGACGACCTCCTTCCCGAGACGTTCGCCGTCGTCCGGGAGGCCGGCAAGCGCGTCCTCGAGATGCGCCACTTCGACGTCCAGTTGATGGGCGGCGTCATCCTCCACGAGGGCCGGATCGCCGAGATGCGGACCGGCGAGGGGAAGACGCTCGTGGCCACCCTCCCGATCGTCCTGAACGCCCTGACCGGGCGGGGCGTCCACCTCGTGACGGTGAACGACTACCTCGCCCGGCGCGACGCCGACTGGATGGGGAAGCTCTACCGCTCCCTCGGGATGTCCGTGGGCGTCATCGTCCACGGGATGGACGACACGGAGCGGCAGGCGTCCTACCGGTGCGATATCACGTACGGGACGAACAACGAGTTCGGCTTCGACTACCTCCGGGACAACATGAAGTTCCGGGTCGAGGACATGGTGCAGCGGGACCTCCATTACGCGATCGTGGACGAGGTCGACTCGATCCTGATCGACGAGGCGCGGACGCCGCTCATCATCTCCGGGCCCGCGGAGGAGTCCACCTCCTTCTACGTGCGGGTGAACTCCGTCATCCCGTTCCTCAAGAAGGACACCGACTACACGGTCGACGAGAAGGCCCGCCAGGTGCTCCTCACCGAGGAGGCGGGGATTCCAAAGCTCGAGCGTCTCCTGTCGGTGGACAACCTCTACGACCCGCGGAACATCGAGGTTCTCCACCACGTGAACCAGGCGTTGAAGGCCCACATCCTGTTCCACCGGGACGTGGACTACATGGTGAAGGACGGCGAAGTCGTCATCGTCGACGAGTTCACCGGGCGGCTCATGCCGGGGCGGCGCTGGTCCGACGGTCTCCACCAGGCGGTGGAGGCCAAGGAAGGGGTCAAGATCGAGAACGAGAACCAGACGCTGGCGACGATCACCTTCCAGAACTACTTCCGCATGTTCGACAAGCTGGCCGGCATGACCGGGACGGCCGACACCGAGGCGGCCGAGTTCCAGCAGATCTACAAGCTCGCCGTGACCATCGTGCCGACGAACCAGCCGATGGTCCGTCAGGACCTCTCCGACCAGATCTACCGGACGGAAAAGGAGAAGTTCCAGGCGGTCCTCGAGGAGGTGAAGGAGCTGCACACGCAGGGGCGGCCGGTCCTGGTGGGCACCGTCTCGATCGAGAAATCCGAGCGGCTCTCCGGGCTGCTCACGCGCCACGGCGTCCCCCACAACGTCCTGAACGCCAAGCACCACGAGCAGGAGGCGCAGATCATCGCCGAGGCGGGCCATCCGGGAAGGGTGACCATCGCCACGAACATGGCCGGCCGCGGCGTCGACATCAAGCTGGGGGAAGGGGTCGTCGGCAAGGGGGGGCTCCACATCATCGGGACGGAGCGCCACGAATCCCGCCGGGTCGACAACCAGTTGCGCGGCCGCGCGGGACGGCAGGGCGACCCGGGCTCCTCGCGCTTCTACCTCTCGCTCGAGGACGACCTGCTGCGGATCTTCGGCTCCGACCGGATCTCGCCGATCATGGAGAAGCTGGGGATGGAGGAGGGGGAGCCGATCGAGCACCCGCTCATCAACCGCGCGGTCGAGAACGCCCAGAAGAAGGTCGAGGGGCACAACTTCGACATCCGGAAGCACCTCCTCGAATACGACGACGTGATGAACAGGCAGCGCACGGTGATCTACGACATGCGTCGCGACGTCCTGGGAAGCGAGGACCTCCGGGAGATGGTGCTCGAATTCGCCGGGGAGGTCGCGGAGGATCTCGCCGCGAGGGTATCGGTCGAGAATGCGCACCCCGAGGAGTGGGATTTCGAGGGGCTCTCCACCGCCGTCTACGCGCAGTTCGGATTCCGCCCGGAGATCCCGGAGGCGGAGAGAGCCAAGCTCACGCCGTCCGATCTCGCGGACCGGGTACGGACGGGGGCGGAGGCGTTCTACGCGAAGAAGGAGGCCGACTACGGCGCCGACGCGATCCGGTACCTCGAGCGGATGTTTCTCCTCTCCACGGTGGACGCGCTGTGGAAGGACCACCTCCTGTCGATGGATCACCTCAAGGAGGGGATCGGCCTGCGCGGATACGCCCAGAAGGACCCGCTGAAGGAGTACCAGCGGGAAGGGTTCGATCTCTTCTCGGACCTGATCTCGCGGATCAAGGAGGAATCTCTCAAGCGCCTGTTCCTCGTGAAGGTGCAGCGCGAGGAGGAGGGGGCCGGAATGAAGGAACGCGCGGCCGCACCGCGCCCGGCACGGGTCACCCTCTCCCGGGGGGACATCAAGAGCGCCGGGAAGACCACGCAGAAGCGCGAGGGCGTCAAGATCGGCCGCAACGACCCCTGCCCCTGCGGGTCCGGGAAGAAATACAAGAAATGCTGCGGCGCGAGCGCGTAGTGCGGCGTCCGGATGAGGGTACGACGCAGGGTTCCTCGTGCCCCCCGTTCTTCCTACCTTGGGGGTACCCCAACGGCGCGAAGCTCGTATTGGGGCGGGGGCTTTCCTCTCCGCTACGGATCGTCGGCCGTCCATGGCCACCTTGCCTGCGCCTCCGCTCGTTCTCGACATCCCTGTCTCCACTTCGTTCCAGACGCCGCTGCGAGGAAACCCCCGCTGTGCCCCCCGTTTTTCCTACTTCGGGGGTACCCCGGCAGCGCGAAGCTCGTATCGGGGCGTCACTCCTGCGTAGGGGATGCTCTTCCCCTGTGAGCGTTGCTTTTCGCCCGTGGTCGAACCGATATCTGACCGTATTGACCGGGGGGGCGTGAGCCGATGAAGATGCCGAAGGAGATCGTCGTCCCCGGGTTCCGGGCCGCCGCGGGTTTCTGCGGGATCAAGAAGTCCGGAAAGCCGGAC
Proteins encoded in this window:
- the secA gene encoding preprotein translocase subunit SecA; protein product: MLGNFLKKMFGTQNERILDRIRPTVDRINAFEPELGPLSDDRLAAKIAGFRQRVENGEPLDDLLPETFAVVREAGKRVLEMRHFDVQLMGGVILHEGRIAEMRTGEGKTLVATLPIVLNALTGRGVHLVTVNDYLARRDADWMGKLYRSLGMSVGVIVHGMDDTERQASYRCDITYGTNNEFGFDYLRDNMKFRVEDMVQRDLHYAIVDEVDSILIDEARTPLIISGPAEESTSFYVRVNSVIPFLKKDTDYTVDEKARQVLLTEEAGIPKLERLLSVDNLYDPRNIEVLHHVNQALKAHILFHRDVDYMVKDGEVVIVDEFTGRLMPGRRWSDGLHQAVEAKEGVKIENENQTLATITFQNYFRMFDKLAGMTGTADTEAAEFQQIYKLAVTIVPTNQPMVRQDLSDQIYRTEKEKFQAVLEEVKELHTQGRPVLVGTVSIEKSERLSGLLTRHGVPHNVLNAKHHEQEAQIIAEAGHPGRVTIATNMAGRGVDIKLGEGVVGKGGLHIIGTERHESRRVDNQLRGRAGRQGDPGSSRFYLSLEDDLLRIFGSDRISPIMEKLGMEEGEPIEHPLINRAVENAQKKVEGHNFDIRKHLLEYDDVMNRQRTVIYDMRRDVLGSEDLREMVLEFAGEVAEDLAARVSVENAHPEEWDFEGLSTAVYAQFGFRPEIPEAERAKLTPSDLADRVRTGAEAFYAKKEADYGADAIRYLERMFLLSTVDALWKDHLLSMDHLKEGIGLRGYAQKDPLKEYQREGFDLFSDLISRIKEESLKRLFLVKVQREEEGAGMKERAAAPRPARVTLSRGDIKSAGKTTQKREGVKIGRNDPCPCGSGKKYKKCCGASA
- a CDS encoding M23 family metallopeptidase → MSGDPLFTFRVGYAGRSREVRVGRTAAMVAASVLGVLFVLLTQGIYDIRDNISKLHELRTLRERVSEQNLALYHLDAKFEGLSAEVERLRAMDNRIRSLVKANDSLQRKSTPGVGGAETPETSVANRLDKLLDLKFDRMKKDLLVDVNDLDILGETLDGRRLLLESVPRGWPVRGTLSSVFGVRNSPFTETPVFHHGLDIVARAGVPVVASGSGVVVRSGYEAQYGNIVVVDHGAGYRSLYAHLSSSSVEEGAFVNRGEELGKVGSTGRSTGPHLHYEVRVNGLPVNPARFLN